The following are encoded in a window of Terriglobales bacterium genomic DNA:
- a CDS encoding DUF3011 domain-containing protein: MKTRITTFGFLALVMLIAVLNRANAQTIRCSSDDGRRHYCAADTRGGVQLSRQVSGSPCTQGYSWGYDRSGIWVDRGCRADFVVSGYGGGGYPGGGYPGGGGTIRCSSENGGRQFCPANTQGGVQLSRQVSDSACIQGSTWGWDRGGIWVDRGCRADFVVGGYGGGGYPGGGHPGGYPGGGSVQTITCSSDDGGRRYCPTNVSGGVQLTRQISGSPCVQGSSWGWDPRGVWVDRGCRAEFRVTSGGGGYPGYPGGSPGGGYGNEITCSSNDGGRQYCPTGPNRNVSLKQQISGSPCTAGRTWGADRNGVWVDRGCRAVFSVRR, translated from the coding sequence ATGAAAACGCGAATCACTACCTTCGGATTCCTCGCGCTTGTGATGCTGATTGCCGTTCTCAATCGCGCCAACGCGCAGACCATTCGTTGCTCTTCCGATGATGGCAGGCGTCACTACTGCGCGGCGGATACACGGGGTGGAGTGCAGTTGTCACGCCAGGTCAGCGGCTCGCCCTGCACTCAGGGTTATTCCTGGGGATATGACCGCAGCGGGATCTGGGTGGATCGCGGCTGCCGCGCCGACTTTGTGGTCAGCGGCTACGGCGGGGGCGGGTATCCCGGCGGCGGGTACCCTGGCGGAGGAGGAACGATCAGGTGCTCGTCAGAGAATGGAGGGCGTCAGTTTTGTCCTGCCAATACGCAAGGAGGAGTGCAATTGTCGCGCCAGGTCAGCGACTCTGCGTGTATTCAGGGCTCAACCTGGGGTTGGGATCGGGGTGGAATCTGGGTGGATCGCGGTTGCCGCGCCGACTTTGTGGTCGGCGGCTACGGCGGGGGCGGGTATCCCGGCGGCGGGCACCCTGGCGGATACCCGGGAGGAGGTTCTGTCCAGACCATTACCTGTTCCTCTGACGATGGCGGTCGCCGCTACTGTCCTACAAACGTCTCGGGGGGAGTTCAACTCACGCGGCAAATCAGCGGCTCACCGTGCGTTCAAGGCTCCTCCTGGGGATGGGATCCGCGAGGCGTATGGGTAGATCGCGGCTGTCGCGCCGAGTTCCGAGTAACCAGCGGAGGAGGCGGATATCCCGGCTATCCCGGCGGATCTCCCGGTGGCGGCTATGGCAACGAGATTACTTGCTCCTCTAACGATGGCGGACGCCAGTACTGCCCCACTGGACCGAATCGCAACGTCAGCTTGAAGCAGCAGATCAGCGGCTCTCCCTGCACTGCCGGACGAACCTGGGGAGCAGACCGCAACGGAGTCTGGGTGGATCGCGGCTGTCGCGCGGTATTCAGCGTTCGACGTTGA
- the tatA gene encoding twin-arginine translocase TatA/TatE family subunit, with protein MFERLFQPMHLLVILFIAVLVFGPKKLPELGKSLGDGIKGFRDALRETQAADSADAKGTAEESEKKV; from the coding sequence ATGTTCGAACGCCTTTTCCAGCCCATGCACTTGCTGGTGATTCTTTTCATCGCAGTGCTGGTGTTTGGTCCGAAGAAGCTGCCCGAGCTTGGCAAAAGCCTGGGCGACGGTATCAAGGGTTTTCGCGATGCGTTGCGTGAGACTCAGGCTGCAGACAGCGCCGACGCTAAGGGCACGGCCGAAGAGAGCGAGAAGAAGGTCTAG
- a CDS encoding ATP-binding protein, with the protein MRVILRFASAAAIIFAIVWVYYRLIHVNSTTVGFTFLVAVLIVSAAWGLKYAIFMAVVATLAYNYFFLPPLLKFTIADPQNWVALMAFLASAVIASNLSERARREALQSNQRRREVERLYAFSQQLLVTDNFFGLLNNLPNYIVDSFGVSGAAIFLDNKQKTYFSDLDVQSRLPLERLKSVSGRGEPVLDRENAVCFMPIRMGVRPMGTMGVVGCQLSRETLEAIGSLVAIAIERATTMEKLTKAEASRESDRLRSLLLDSVTHEFRTPLTAIKASAETLQSEVQLDKPQLKELATVINEESDRLNRLVEEASEVAQLDAHQIEINLEPHQISEAVDLALQQSKHVLERHSVGTTIPDGLPPVRMDVKRIAEVLSQLLENAGKYSPPDTPIQICAEVRDNQLVTSVADHGPGIEDIEQTMIFEKFYRGRNQRVSVQGTGMGLAIAKAIVELHGGTIGLTSQLGRGSVFWFTLPLR; encoded by the coding sequence GTGCGGGTCATCTTACGCTTCGCCAGCGCGGCCGCCATCATTTTCGCGATTGTCTGGGTCTATTACCGCCTGATTCACGTCAACTCGACCACAGTTGGTTTTACTTTTCTGGTCGCGGTCCTGATCGTCTCTGCCGCCTGGGGTTTAAAGTACGCTATCTTCATGGCGGTGGTCGCGACCCTCGCATACAACTATTTTTTCCTGCCGCCGCTGCTCAAGTTCACCATCGCCGACCCGCAGAACTGGGTGGCGCTGATGGCATTTCTGGCCTCCGCGGTGATTGCCAGCAACCTTTCGGAACGCGCCCGCCGCGAGGCGTTGCAATCCAATCAGCGGCGCCGCGAAGTCGAGCGTTTGTACGCATTCAGCCAGCAGTTGTTAGTGACCGACAATTTCTTCGGTCTGCTGAACAATCTCCCGAACTACATCGTGGATTCCTTCGGGGTGAGTGGAGCGGCAATATTCCTGGACAATAAGCAGAAGACCTATTTCTCAGATCTTGATGTGCAGTCGCGTCTGCCGCTCGAGCGCTTGAAGTCGGTCAGCGGCCGGGGAGAACCCGTGCTGGACCGCGAGAATGCAGTCTGCTTCATGCCCATCCGCATGGGCGTGCGCCCGATGGGAACCATGGGGGTAGTGGGATGCCAATTGTCGCGGGAAACCCTTGAAGCAATCGGCAGCCTGGTGGCGATTGCCATTGAGCGCGCCACAACCATGGAGAAGCTGACCAAGGCGGAGGCCAGCCGTGAGAGTGACCGGCTGCGCAGTCTGCTGCTGGACTCGGTCACGCACGAGTTCCGCACCCCCTTGACCGCCATCAAGGCCTCCGCAGAAACCCTGCAGTCCGAAGTGCAGCTCGACAAACCACAACTCAAAGAGCTGGCCACGGTGATTAATGAAGAGAGCGACCGGCTGAATCGCCTGGTGGAAGAGGCGTCCGAGGTGGCGCAACTCGATGCACACCAGATCGAGATCAACCTCGAACCTCATCAGATCAGCGAAGCTGTCGATCTGGCGTTGCAGCAGTCCAAGCATGTTCTGGAACGACACTCGGTTGGAACAACGATCCCCGACGGACTTCCGCCGGTGCGAATGGACGTGAAGCGGATCGCTGAAGTTCTCTCGCAGTTGCTGGAAAACGCTGGCAAATATTCTCCGCCCGATACCCCAATTCAAATCTGCGCAGAAGTCCGTGACAATCAGCTGGTCACCTCCGTTGCCGACCACGGGCCGGGAATCGAAGATATCGAGCAGACAATGATCTTCGAGAAGTTTTACCGGGGCCGCAATCAGCGGGTTTCGGTTCAGGGGACGGGAATGGGACTGGCAATCGCCAAGGCCATTGTCGAATTGCATGGGGGAACCATCGGGCTGACCAGCCAATTGGGACGGGGATCGGTTTTCTGGTTTACGTTGCCGCTGAGATAG
- a CDS encoding histidine kinase: MPKTPEQWLEETAPQKKQAIFKLFLGYAPGVGKTHNMLSEGIRRKTRGEDVVIGVVETHGRKTIAELASRLETVPRRQLEYKGASFEEMDVDAILARKPQVALVDELAHTNVEGSRNRKRYQDVMELLDANIDVISTMNVQHIESLMPLVQSITGVQVRETVPDWVMQRVNEIVMADLTPEALQTRMRRGDIYPVERAERALGHFFRPGNLIALRELALQQVARAVDRSLETYLEKEGTATGIGVRERIGVCISSNPAAQYLVARAGRMAHRIEADLYVIYVDIGVDDTPENQRTLNQNIRFAENLGAKVIRTRGKGVAEAVAKVVRENHITQVVFGRSAQRGWRRYLYLSAIHRFLRDAPPVDVHIVTQEVK; the protein is encoded by the coding sequence ATGCCGAAGACGCCCGAACAATGGCTGGAAGAGACCGCGCCACAGAAGAAGCAGGCCATCTTCAAGCTCTTTCTCGGATACGCCCCGGGCGTGGGCAAGACCCACAACATGCTCAGCGAAGGCATTCGCCGCAAGACTCGCGGCGAAGATGTGGTCATCGGCGTGGTCGAAACCCACGGCCGCAAGACGATAGCCGAGCTGGCATCCCGGCTGGAGACCGTCCCGCGCCGCCAACTAGAGTACAAGGGGGCCTCCTTCGAGGAGATGGACGTGGACGCCATCCTCGCTCGCAAGCCGCAGGTCGCCCTGGTGGATGAGCTGGCACACACCAACGTCGAGGGGAGCAGAAATCGTAAGCGCTATCAGGACGTGATGGAACTGCTCGACGCCAACATCGATGTCATTTCCACCATGAATGTGCAGCACATCGAGAGCCTGATGCCGCTGGTGCAAAGCATCACGGGCGTGCAGGTGCGGGAAACCGTCCCCGACTGGGTGATGCAGCGCGTCAATGAAATTGTCATGGCCGATCTTACTCCCGAAGCTCTGCAGACACGCATGCGCCGTGGCGACATTTACCCGGTCGAACGCGCTGAGCGGGCCTTGGGACACTTCTTCCGTCCGGGAAACCTGATTGCTCTGCGCGAACTTGCCTTGCAACAAGTAGCCCGCGCCGTGGATCGCAGTCTCGAGACCTATCTCGAAAAAGAAGGTACTGCGACCGGCATCGGCGTGCGCGAGCGCATCGGGGTCTGCATCAGCTCCAATCCTGCAGCACAGTACCTGGTCGCTCGCGCCGGACGCATGGCGCATCGCATCGAAGCCGATCTATATGTCATCTACGTCGATATCGGAGTTGATGACACCCCGGAAAACCAGCGCACGCTTAACCAGAACATTCGCTTCGCCGAGAATCTAGGAGCCAAAGTCATCCGTACCAGAGGCAAGGGTGTCGCTGAGGCGGTAGCCAAAGTGGTCCGGGAAAACCACATCACGCAAGTCGTGTTTGGCCGTTCTGCTCAGAGAGGCTGGCGGAGATACCTCTACTTGTCGGCCATACATCGGTTTTTACGGGATGCCCCTCCGGTGGACGTGCACATCGTCACCCAGGAAGTGAAGTGA
- a CDS encoding cupin domain-containing protein, giving the protein MLDTLSQRIAVCPHQAGEARWWFGGLALIKLTGAQTEGRFSLIEVLYPPNREVPLHIHNREDETFHVLEGTISYRVGTLRLEATAGHTLFAPRGVPHGFTVLSPKPAHYLIVYSPAGFEEFIRESSIPANTLSLPPNPYEPVDPSVLKRIGLLMSGKYGCEFVT; this is encoded by the coding sequence ATGCTCGATACGTTGTCACAAAGAATCGCAGTTTGCCCGCACCAAGCTGGGGAAGCGCGGTGGTGGTTTGGCGGTCTCGCGCTTATTAAGCTGACTGGCGCGCAGACGGAGGGCAGATTTTCGCTGATCGAGGTGCTGTACCCACCGAACCGGGAAGTTCCGCTTCATATTCACAACCGGGAGGATGAGACGTTTCATGTGCTGGAAGGAACGATCTCATATCGGGTTGGAACATTGCGATTAGAAGCGACTGCCGGGCATACTCTGTTCGCGCCTAGGGGCGTTCCCCACGGATTTACCGTCTTATCGCCAAAACCCGCCCACTATCTGATCGTGTATTCGCCAGCGGGGTTTGAGGAATTCATTCGCGAAAGCAGCATACCGGCAAACACCCTCAGCTTACCACCCAATCCATATGAACCTGTTGATCCTTCGGTGCTCAAAAGGATCGGACTACTGATGTCGGGCAAGTACGGGTGCGAATTTGTGACTTAG